The sequence GCCACGCCGGAGCCGACGACGACCACGTCCGCGGCGATGGCCCAGCCGGGGGCGGGCGCGTGCAGTCGTATGCCGGTGCTGGTCACGAGGCGGCTCCGAGGGTGCCGAAGGTGAGCGGGAGGTTGTCGATCAGCCGGGTGGCGCCGACCCGGGCCGCGACGGCGAGCACGGCCTCGCCGGTGAAGTCGTCGCCGATCTCGGTGAAGTCGGACGGGTCGACCAGGGCGAGGTAGTCCGGTTCGAGCGGCGGGTCGTAGCGGGTCGCCTCGTCCAGGACCTGGCGGGCGGCGGCGCGGACGGCGGCCGGGCCGCCGGGGGCGGCGGTGGCCACCGCGTGCGCGTCGGCGGCCGCGCGGGACTCCCCTATCGCGCTCAGCGCCTCGGCGCGCGCCTGGGTGGCGGGCACTTCGAGGGCCCGCGCGCGCAGCGCCTCCTGCGCGGCGTGCCGGTCACGGCCGGCGAACAGCGCGCGGGAGAGCGCGAGGGCGGTGCGGCGCTCGTCGGCCGACAGGAAGCGGTTGCGGCTGGACAGCGCGAGCCCGTCCTCCTCGCGCACGGTCGGCACGCCGACGATCTCGATGCCGAAGTTCAGGTCCCGCACCATGCGCCGGATCAGGGCGAGCTGCTGGGCGTCCTTCTGGCCGTAGAGGGCGACGTCGGGGCGGCTGAGGTGGAGCAGCTTGGCGACGACGGTCAGCATGCCGTCGAAGTGCCCGGGGCGGGAGGAGCCCTCCAGGCATTCGCCCATCGGGCCCGCGGTGACGCGGACCTGGGGGTCGCCGCCGGGGTAGACCTCGTCCACGGAGGGCGCGAACACGGCGTCGGCACCGGCCTGTTCGGCGATCTTCAGATCGGCTTCCAGGGTGCGCGGATAGCGGTCCAGGTCCTCGCCCGCGCCGAACTGGAGCGGGTTGACGAAGACGGTCACGACGACCTCGCCGTCCGGGCCCGCGATCTCGCGCGCGCGGCGGAAGAGGGTGGCGTGGCCCTCGTGCAGGGCGCCCATGGTCATCACGACGGCGCGGCGGCCCTTGCGGGTGCGGGCGTGCAGCTCCTGGGCGGTGTGGAGCAGGGCGGTGGTCATCGGTCGTTCCCCTCGGTGCCGGTCGGGCCGTCGGTGCCGTCGTGGTCGTCGCTGTCGTCGCTCTTGGTGCCGGTCGTGCCGTCCGGTGCGGCCGGGCCCGTGCCGTCGGCCAGCGCCCCGAGCAGGTCCTCGGCGAGTTCGGGCTTGAGCAGGCCGTGCGCGAGGGCGCGGTCGGCGGTGGCGC is a genomic window of Streptomyces sp. WP-1 containing:
- the panC gene encoding pantoate--beta-alanine ligase, which gives rise to MTTALLHTAQELHARTRKGRRAVVMTMGALHEGHATLFRRAREIAGPDGEVVVTVFVNPLQFGAGEDLDRYPRTLEADLKIAEQAGADAVFAPSVDEVYPGGDPQVRVTAGPMGECLEGSSRPGHFDGMLTVVAKLLHLSRPDVALYGQKDAQQLALIRRMVRDLNFGIEIVGVPTVREEDGLALSSRNRFLSADERRTALALSRALFAGRDRHAAQEALRARALEVPATQARAEALSAIGESRAAADAHAVATAAPGGPAAVRAAARQVLDEATRYDPPLEPDYLALVDPSDFTEIGDDFTGEAVLAVAARVGATRLIDNLPLTFGTLGAAS